Proteins from a genomic interval of Lycium ferocissimum isolate CSIRO_LF1 chromosome 2, AGI_CSIRO_Lferr_CH_V1, whole genome shotgun sequence:
- the LOC132047699 gene encoding uncharacterized protein LOC132047699: MGDFNNVLNGNERVGSPVTAAETKDFKRCVDICRLQDLKSSGSFYTWNNKHGESTRVYSRIDRALVNGEWITSLPASEVHFANEGLFDHCPGMINWETGMPNKATSFKYFNMWSLAPGFQDTVKQSWEQPITGTRMYQVVGKLNRVKAVLRKINRESFHEVEKSTEQAREKLLHCQTSLQQRLRIDAR, encoded by the coding sequence ATGGGGGATTTCAACAACGTACTAAATGGGAACGAGAGGGTGGGCAGCCCTGTAACAGCTGCTGAAACCAAGGATTTCAAACGATGTGTTGatatatgtagattacaagaTCTCAAGTCATCTGGCTCATTCTACACCTGGAACAATAAACATGGAGAGTCCACGAGAGTCTACAGCAGGATTGATAGAGCACTTGTGAATGGCGAGTGGATCACTAGTCTTCCTGCCTCGGAAGTGCACTTTGCTAATGAAGGACTCTTTGATCACTGTCCGGGTATGATAAATTGGGAGACTGGTATGCCTAACAAGGCTACTAGTTTCAAATACTTTAATATGTGGAGTTTGGCTCCAGGCTTCCAAGATACTGTGAAGCAAAGCTGGGAGCAACCCATCACAGGCACAAGAATGTATCAAGTAGTGGGTAAATTGAATAGGGTAAAGGCAGTGCTGAGAAAGATCAACAGAGAAAGCTTCCATGAAGTCGAAAAGAGCACTGAGCAGGCTCGGGAGAAACTACTACACTGTCAAACCAGCCTACAACAACGGCTGCGGATCGATGCGCGATAA